One window of the Sporomusaceae bacterium FL31 genome contains the following:
- the purF gene encoding amidophosphoribosyltransferase, whose product MIDIALDKLKEECGVFGIFSRREDVSLFTYWGLYALQHRGQESAGIAITDGSWMDLHRGMGLVNEVFRHQLPHMDNQHIAIGHVRYSTTGSSLLANTQPLMVTYAGGHISLAHNGNLTNARELRAELEQSGSVFQTSIDSEVFVNLIARSRNHSIEEKIMDSLNKIQGAYCLVLMTEDKLVGVRDPHGFRPLCLGKLEDGWVLASESCALDTVGAEFVRDIEPGEMVVIDDHGVKSYRFAPSDRRALCIFEYIYFARPDSVIDGQSVHATRFEMGRTLAKESGFKGDIVISVPDSGTTAALGFSYESGIPFMEGLMKNRYIGRTFIQPEQKKRDLGVRLKLNAVKSVVKGKSVIMVDDSIVRGTTSGKIVRMLKEAGATAVHMCVSSPPIGYPCYYGIDTSIRKELIAASKQVEEIKEYIGADSLHFLSLQGLWNSVGKIRSEDMCHACFSCEYPAAVPGEDSCSSNKYVFEERMSREIK is encoded by the coding sequence ATGATCGATATCGCACTGGATAAATTAAAAGAAGAGTGCGGCGTTTTTGGGATCTTTTCCCGGCGGGAGGATGTTTCATTATTTACCTACTGGGGCTTATATGCATTACAGCATCGCGGTCAGGAAAGTGCTGGGATAGCGATAACAGATGGATCCTGGATGGATCTTCATCGTGGCATGGGATTGGTCAATGAAGTGTTCCGCCATCAATTGCCGCATATGGATAACCAACATATTGCGATTGGCCATGTCCGCTATTCAACAACTGGCTCCAGTCTATTAGCCAATACACAACCGTTAATGGTTACCTATGCAGGGGGGCATATTAGCCTTGCTCACAATGGCAATTTAACCAATGCCCGTGAATTGCGCGCTGAGCTTGAACAATCAGGCAGTGTTTTTCAGACCTCCATCGACAGTGAAGTATTTGTAAATTTGATTGCCCGTTCCCGCAATCATTCTATTGAAGAAAAAATCATGGATAGCTTAAATAAAATTCAAGGCGCATACTGTCTGGTACTCATGACAGAGGATAAGCTGGTTGGTGTGCGTGATCCGCATGGATTCCGTCCACTTTGCCTTGGTAAACTTGAAGACGGCTGGGTATTGGCATCTGAATCCTGTGCACTAGACACGGTTGGAGCCGAATTTGTTCGTGATATTGAACCAGGTGAAATGGTTGTCATTGATGATCATGGCGTGAAATCTTATCGTTTTGCACCAAGTGACCGCCGTGCATTATGTATATTTGAATATATTTATTTTGCCCGTCCTGATAGTGTGATTGATGGTCAAAGTGTTCATGCAACTCGCTTTGAAATGGGCCGGACATTAGCGAAAGAAAGCGGCTTCAAAGGTGATATTGTGATTTCAGTTCCAGATTCAGGGACAACGGCTGCTCTTGGCTTTAGCTATGAGTCCGGTATCCCGTTCATGGAAGGCTTGATGAAGAATCGCTACATTGGTCGTACTTTTATTCAGCCTGAACAGAAAAAGCGCGATTTGGGAGTCAGGTTAAAACTAAATGCCGTAAAATCAGTGGTCAAAGGTAAATCCGTCATTATGGTGGATGATTCCATTGTTCGCGGTACTACTAGTGGAAAAATAGTTCGGATGCTAAAAGAAGCAGGGGCAACTGCCGTGCATATGTGTGTTAGCTCGCCGCCTATTGGGTATCCATGCTACTATGGTATTGATACCTCGATACGCAAGGAGCTGATTGCCGCTTCTAAGCAAGTCGAAGAAATCAAAGAATATATTGGTGCTGATTCGCTGCACTTTTTATCTCTCCAAGGCCTTTGGAATTCAGTAGGAAAAATAAGAAGTGAAGATATGTGTCATGCTTGCTTTAGCTGTGAATATCCGGCTGCCGTACCAGGGGAGGATTCCTGTTCAAGCAATAAATATGTATTTGAAGAACGTATGTCCCGGGAAATAAAGTAG
- the purC gene encoding phosphoribosylaminoimidazole-succinocarboxamide synthase, whose amino-acid sequence MEKQPLYEGKAKRIFATANEDEVLVYYKDDATAFNGEKKGTILNKGILNNRISSFFFKLLSEQGIPNHFVSMPSDREMLVKSLKILLVEVVVRNIAAGSLAKRIGWEEGRKMPCTVVEMYYKNDDLGDPLINDYHIKALGLATAEQVAKMEEYALKINTILTNYLKEKDLELIDFKLEFGLHQGEVMLGDEISPDTCRFWDSKTGEKLDKDRFRRNLGNVEEAYKEVLLRLTGEVL is encoded by the coding sequence TTTTAGTTTATTATAAAGATGATGCCACAGCATTTAATGGTGAAAAGAAAGGAACGATTCTGAACAAAGGGATTCTGAATAATCGAATTTCCTCATTCTTTTTTAAACTATTGAGTGAACAAGGTATTCCTAATCATTTTGTGAGCATGCCAAGTGATCGTGAAATGCTGGTCAAAAGTTTAAAAATTTTGCTGGTTGAAGTTGTTGTGCGTAATATTGCTGCAGGAAGCTTAGCAAAGCGCATTGGCTGGGAAGAAGGCCGCAAAATGCCTTGTACCGTTGTTGAGATGTACTATAAAAATGACGATCTTGGTGATCCATTGATCAATGATTATCATATTAAAGCACTAGGCTTGGCCACAGCAGAACAAGTCGCGAAAATGGAAGAATATGCGCTTAAGATTAATACGATTTTGACTAACTATCTCAAAGAAAAAGATTTGGAACTAATTGATTTTAAACTTGAATTTGGTTTGCATCAAGGCGAAGTCATGCTGGGAGATGAAATTTCACCAGATACTTGCCGTTTTTGGGATAGTAAAACAGGTGAGAAACTGGATAAGGACAGATTCCGCCGGAATTTGGGCAATGTTGAAGAAGCGTATAAGGAAGTATTGCTGCGCCTAACAGGAGAGGTACTATGA